A genomic region of Denticeps clupeoides chromosome 17, fDenClu1.1, whole genome shotgun sequence contains the following coding sequences:
- the agbl2 gene encoding cytosolic carboxypeptidase 2 isoform X1 — protein sequence MCPAWRSDLPVQAPGDPYERFILQHLRHYGLFTARSASPLRTGRWAGRRDSLLTGIQSPDGNETDEEMEPERTLYTLQKEALRTRQLFIDINGSHPNPRLREPLGLFAVPSTLSSFPAVRWPIECEVIKENIRHMEWDPPEAEPFYQFTGHERTPMAVGEEKGNIVFCSDSATKTPYFTGSRVGGSRKPLKTTTFCAKGQRDSALEFESRFESGNLQKAVQVGLHEYELTLRHDLYTTKHTQWFYFRVKKVKAGVTYRFTIINLLKSNSLYNAGMRPLLYSERAAKEQGEGWKRVGANIKYYRNNGSQDGKALYSLTWTLEFPHEGDTYYLAHCYPYTYSDLQHYLQRVACQPTTAGYCKLRVLCRSLAGNAVYILTVTAPSMTREQKRAKRAVVVTARVHPGETNSSWMMQGFLDFLLGDSPDACLLRETFVFKVVPMLNPDGVVVGNYRCSLSGRDLNRNYHSLLREAFPCIWHTRNMVKRLLTERDVVLYCDFHGHSRKNNVFMYGCESKDRASVRFQDRVFALMMSKNATDKFSFRSCRFKVHKSKEGTGRVVMWRLGIKHSYTMESTFGGSTLGGRSGTHFTTRDLKSMGYYFCDTLLDYYDPDPTKISRCLSELEDLQRQEMKQKLVKDDSDGHLGDLSDAESSTSGSNSTESDGLPAHLLNISDKSHNKRKTLKSRKERNRSRQVHVEDKESKNTQIHGKFRHEPFSEETIKDKIPEKMATVKTKTKQVERIASQTVRSWIPHPTPRIGVIGHLALWEQEPKKDSYLEVMTAPDRNSASPFSRLLSASDNVARTRHHHVPVQLPVPAAKEYPLMQISPMRQFSVSFNSHTKPQREQFRWYSQRLRKDNENRTIKFVSRYYSPAAKSASSTGIKTFHNGLDGYTGLQTDTLLSSDSERRNTASASEPEVRQGTSHFSPKLTLMDPRGKRFSEVTKPGRDLDCFRTPGLVIYMEYIFINWNIYLKLIQRCHSLCLFLQVYHGALDR from the exons ATGTGTCCCGCGTGGAGAAGCGACCTCCCAGTGCAG GCGCCCGGCGACCCGTACGAGCGGTTCATTTTGCAGCACCTCCGACACTATGGACTTTTTACTG CCAGGAGCGCATCGCCTCTCCGGACGGGGAGGTGGGCAGGTAGACGTGATTCCCTTCTCACAGGCATACAGTCACCGGACGGCAACGAGACGGATGAAGAGATGGAGCCTGAGAGGACGCTGT ACACTTTACAAAAAGAGGCTCTCAGAACCCGACAGCTGTTTATTGATATTAATGGGAGCCACCCAAATCCACGACTCAGGGAGCCTTTAGGTCTCTTTGCTGTTCCGTCCACCTTGAGCTCCTTCCCAGCTGTGCGGTGGCCCATTGAGTGTGAGGTCATCAAAGAAAACATTCGGCACATGG AATGGGACCCCCCTGAGGCTGAGCCCTTCTACCAATTCACAGGCCATGAAAGGACACCTATGGCAGTTGGGGAAGAAAAGGGAAATATCGTTTTTTGCTCTGATTCAG CCACAAAGACACCGTACTTCACTGGGTCACGGGTGGGTGGCAGTCGAAAGCCACTGAAAACTACCACATTTTGTGCCAAAGGTCAGAGGGATTCCGCTTTGGAATTTGAGTCTCGGTTTGAGAGTGGCAACCTTCAGAAGGCAGTGCAAGT TGGTCTGCATGAGTATGAGTTGACCCTGCGTCATGACTTGTACACTACTAAGCACACCCAGTGGTTCTACTTCAgggtaaaaaaagtgaaggcTGGTGTCACGTATCGCTTCACCATCATCAACCTTCTCAAGTCCAACAGCTTGTACAATGCCGGTATGCGGCCACTCCTATACTCTGAGCGTGCTGCTAAGGAGCAAGGTGAGGGCTGGAAACGTGTGGGTGCCAACATCAAGTACTACCGTAACAATGGCAGCCAGGATGGCAAGGCTTTGTACTCCCTCACTTGGACTCTGGAGTTCCCCCATGAGGGTGACACTTATTACCTGGCCCACTGCTACCCATACACCTACTCTGACCTGCAGCACTACCTTCAGCGTGTGGCATGTCAGCCAACCACAGCTGGCTACTGTAAGCTCCGGGTGCTCTGCCGCAGCCTGGCTGGCAACGCTGTGTACATACTGACAGTCACCGCTCCCAGCATGACCCGGGAGCAGAAGCGGGCTAAGCGGGCAGTGGTGGTGACCGCTCGGGTGCACCCCGGTGAGACCAACAGCTCCTGGATGATGCAAGGTTTCCTGGACTTCCTTTTAGGTGACTCACCAGATGCCTGCTTGCTCCGTGAGACATTTGTCTTCAAG GTAGTGCCCATGCTTAATCCTGACGGTGTGGTGGTAGGGAATTACCGCTGCTCTCTGTCTGGCCGTGACCTGAACCGCAACTACCACAGTCTCCTTCGGGAGGCCTTCCCATGTATCTGGCACACTCGGAACATGGTTAAACG GCTGTTGACGGAGAGAGATGTTGTACTGTACTGTGACTTCCATGGCCACAGCAGGAAAAATAACGTCTTTATGTATGGATGTGAGAGCAAGGACAGAGCATCGGTTCGGTTCCAGGACCGCGTCTTTGCCCTGATGATGAGCAAGAATGCGACTGACAAG TTCTCCTTCAGGAGCTGCAGATTTAAAGTTCATAAAAGCAAAGAAGGTACAGGCCGTGTAGTCATGTGGCGACTGGGAATTAAGCACAGCTATACCATGGAGAGCACGTTTGGGGGTTCCACACTGG GTGGTAGGTCAGGTACTCATTTCACTACTCGGGATCTCAAATCAATGGGCTACTACTTTTGTGACACCCTCCTGGACTACTATGACCCTGATCCCACCAAG ATTAGCCGCTGTCTGAGTGAACTGGAGGATTTACAAAGACAAGAGATGAAGCAGAAACTGGTCAAGGATGACTCGGATGGACATCTTGGAGACCTGTCTGATGCTGAGTCCAG CACAAGTGGTTCCAATAGCACTGAATCAGATGGCCTTCCAGCTCATTTACTGAATATATCAGATAAG AGCCACAACAAgagaaaaacactgaaaagcAGAAAAGAACGAAATAGATCACGCCAGGTTCATGTAGAGGACAAAGAATCTAAGAACACCCAAATACATGGAAAATTTAGACAT GAACCTTTTAGTGAAGAGACAATAAAGGACAAGATTCCAGAAAAAATGGCCACAGTTAAGACTAAGACGAAACAG GTTGAGAGGATTGCAAGTCAGACCGTAAGATCTTGGATTCCCCATCCCACCCCCCGAATTGGTGTGATTGGTCACCTCGCTTTGTGGGAGCAAGAGCCGAAGAAG GATTCTTACCTGGAGGTAATGACCGCACCAGACAGGAACTCGGCCTCACCGTTTTCCAGACTGCTCTCAGCCTCAG ATAATGTAGCGAGGACACGCCACCACCATGTGCCAGTCCAGCTCCCTGTCCCTGCTGCCAAGGAGTATCCTCTCATGCAGATATCGCCAATGAGACAGTTCTCTGTGTCATTCAACTCACACACAAAGCCACAACGTGAGCAAT TCAGGTGGTACAGCCAGAGGCTCAGGAAGGACAATGAGAACCGGACCATAAAGTTTGTCAGTAGATATTATTCACCTGCAGCCAAATCTGCAAGCAGCACtggaattaaaacatttcacaatggGCTGGATGGATATACAG GTTTACAAACAGACACTCTCTTATCCAGTGATTCGGAGAGAAGGAACACAGCCTCTGCTTCAGAACCAGAAGTGCGACAAGGCACTTCCCACTTTTCGCCTAAATTAACCCTTATGGACCCTCGTGGCAAAAGGTTCAGTGAAGTCACAAAACCAGGCAGAGATTTAGATTGTTTCAGAACTCCTGGACTTGTTATTTATatggaatatatatttattaactggaatatatatttgaaattaATCCAGCGATGTCACAGTTTATGTCTTTTTCTGCAGGTTTATCATGGGGCCCTTGACAGATGA
- the agbl2 gene encoding cytosolic carboxypeptidase 2 isoform X3: MCPAWRSDLPVQAPGDPYERFILQHLRHYGLFTARSASPLRTGRWAGRRDSLLTGIQSPDGNETDEEMEPERTLYTLQKEALRTRQLFIDINGSHPNPRLREPLGLFAVPSTLSSFPAVRWPIECEVIKENIRHMEWDPPEAEPFYQFTGHERTPMAVGEEKGNIVFCSDSATKTPYFTGSRVGGSRKPLKTTTFCAKGQRDSALEFESRFESGNLQKAVQVGLHEYELTLRHDLYTTKHTQWFYFRVKKVKAGVTYRFTIINLLKSNSLYNAGMRPLLYSERAAKEQGEGWKRVGANIKYYRNNGSQDGKALYSLTWTLEFPHEGDTYYLAHCYPYTYSDLQHYLQRVACQPTTAGYCKLRVLCRSLAGNAVYILTVTAPSMTREQKRAKRAVVVTARVHPGETNSSWMMQGFLDFLLGDSPDACLLRETFVFKVVPMLNPDGVVVGNYRCSLSGRDLNRNYHSLLREAFPCIWHTRNMVKRLLTERDVVLYCDFHGHSRKNNVFMYGCESKDRASVRFQDRVFALMMSKNATDKFSFRSCRFKVHKSKEGTGRVVMWRLGIKHSYTMESTFGGSTLGGRSGTHFTTRDLKSMGYYFCDTLLDYYDPDPTKISRCLSELEDLQRQEMKQKLVKDDSDGHLGDLSDAESSTSGSNSTESDGLPAHLLNISDKSHNKRKTLKSRKERNRSRQVHVEDKESKNTQIHGKFRHEPFSEETIKDKIPEKMATVKTKTKQVERIASQTVRSWIPHPTPRIGVIGHLALWEQEPKKDSYLEVMTAPDRNSASPFSRLLSASDNVARTRHHHVPVQLPVPAAKEYPLMQISPMRQFSVSFNSHTKPQREQFRWYSQRLRKDNENRTIKFVSRYYSPAAKSASSTGIKTFHNGLDGYTGLQTDTLLSSDSERRNTASASEPEVRQGTSHFSPKLTLMDPRGKRFIMGPLTDDRKTSLLPRVPSPLQGTFLQSSYQQHRPTSSKLTPTQHQVS; this comes from the exons ATGTGTCCCGCGTGGAGAAGCGACCTCCCAGTGCAG GCGCCCGGCGACCCGTACGAGCGGTTCATTTTGCAGCACCTCCGACACTATGGACTTTTTACTG CCAGGAGCGCATCGCCTCTCCGGACGGGGAGGTGGGCAGGTAGACGTGATTCCCTTCTCACAGGCATACAGTCACCGGACGGCAACGAGACGGATGAAGAGATGGAGCCTGAGAGGACGCTGT ACACTTTACAAAAAGAGGCTCTCAGAACCCGACAGCTGTTTATTGATATTAATGGGAGCCACCCAAATCCACGACTCAGGGAGCCTTTAGGTCTCTTTGCTGTTCCGTCCACCTTGAGCTCCTTCCCAGCTGTGCGGTGGCCCATTGAGTGTGAGGTCATCAAAGAAAACATTCGGCACATGG AATGGGACCCCCCTGAGGCTGAGCCCTTCTACCAATTCACAGGCCATGAAAGGACACCTATGGCAGTTGGGGAAGAAAAGGGAAATATCGTTTTTTGCTCTGATTCAG CCACAAAGACACCGTACTTCACTGGGTCACGGGTGGGTGGCAGTCGAAAGCCACTGAAAACTACCACATTTTGTGCCAAAGGTCAGAGGGATTCCGCTTTGGAATTTGAGTCTCGGTTTGAGAGTGGCAACCTTCAGAAGGCAGTGCAAGT TGGTCTGCATGAGTATGAGTTGACCCTGCGTCATGACTTGTACACTACTAAGCACACCCAGTGGTTCTACTTCAgggtaaaaaaagtgaaggcTGGTGTCACGTATCGCTTCACCATCATCAACCTTCTCAAGTCCAACAGCTTGTACAATGCCGGTATGCGGCCACTCCTATACTCTGAGCGTGCTGCTAAGGAGCAAGGTGAGGGCTGGAAACGTGTGGGTGCCAACATCAAGTACTACCGTAACAATGGCAGCCAGGATGGCAAGGCTTTGTACTCCCTCACTTGGACTCTGGAGTTCCCCCATGAGGGTGACACTTATTACCTGGCCCACTGCTACCCATACACCTACTCTGACCTGCAGCACTACCTTCAGCGTGTGGCATGTCAGCCAACCACAGCTGGCTACTGTAAGCTCCGGGTGCTCTGCCGCAGCCTGGCTGGCAACGCTGTGTACATACTGACAGTCACCGCTCCCAGCATGACCCGGGAGCAGAAGCGGGCTAAGCGGGCAGTGGTGGTGACCGCTCGGGTGCACCCCGGTGAGACCAACAGCTCCTGGATGATGCAAGGTTTCCTGGACTTCCTTTTAGGTGACTCACCAGATGCCTGCTTGCTCCGTGAGACATTTGTCTTCAAG GTAGTGCCCATGCTTAATCCTGACGGTGTGGTGGTAGGGAATTACCGCTGCTCTCTGTCTGGCCGTGACCTGAACCGCAACTACCACAGTCTCCTTCGGGAGGCCTTCCCATGTATCTGGCACACTCGGAACATGGTTAAACG GCTGTTGACGGAGAGAGATGTTGTACTGTACTGTGACTTCCATGGCCACAGCAGGAAAAATAACGTCTTTATGTATGGATGTGAGAGCAAGGACAGAGCATCGGTTCGGTTCCAGGACCGCGTCTTTGCCCTGATGATGAGCAAGAATGCGACTGACAAG TTCTCCTTCAGGAGCTGCAGATTTAAAGTTCATAAAAGCAAAGAAGGTACAGGCCGTGTAGTCATGTGGCGACTGGGAATTAAGCACAGCTATACCATGGAGAGCACGTTTGGGGGTTCCACACTGG GTGGTAGGTCAGGTACTCATTTCACTACTCGGGATCTCAAATCAATGGGCTACTACTTTTGTGACACCCTCCTGGACTACTATGACCCTGATCCCACCAAG ATTAGCCGCTGTCTGAGTGAACTGGAGGATTTACAAAGACAAGAGATGAAGCAGAAACTGGTCAAGGATGACTCGGATGGACATCTTGGAGACCTGTCTGATGCTGAGTCCAG CACAAGTGGTTCCAATAGCACTGAATCAGATGGCCTTCCAGCTCATTTACTGAATATATCAGATAAG AGCCACAACAAgagaaaaacactgaaaagcAGAAAAGAACGAAATAGATCACGCCAGGTTCATGTAGAGGACAAAGAATCTAAGAACACCCAAATACATGGAAAATTTAGACAT GAACCTTTTAGTGAAGAGACAATAAAGGACAAGATTCCAGAAAAAATGGCCACAGTTAAGACTAAGACGAAACAG GTTGAGAGGATTGCAAGTCAGACCGTAAGATCTTGGATTCCCCATCCCACCCCCCGAATTGGTGTGATTGGTCACCTCGCTTTGTGGGAGCAAGAGCCGAAGAAG GATTCTTACCTGGAGGTAATGACCGCACCAGACAGGAACTCGGCCTCACCGTTTTCCAGACTGCTCTCAGCCTCAG ATAATGTAGCGAGGACACGCCACCACCATGTGCCAGTCCAGCTCCCTGTCCCTGCTGCCAAGGAGTATCCTCTCATGCAGATATCGCCAATGAGACAGTTCTCTGTGTCATTCAACTCACACACAAAGCCACAACGTGAGCAAT TCAGGTGGTACAGCCAGAGGCTCAGGAAGGACAATGAGAACCGGACCATAAAGTTTGTCAGTAGATATTATTCACCTGCAGCCAAATCTGCAAGCAGCACtggaattaaaacatttcacaatggGCTGGATGGATATACAG GTTTACAAACAGACACTCTCTTATCCAGTGATTCGGAGAGAAGGAACACAGCCTCTGCTTCAGAACCAGAAGTGCGACAAGGCACTTCCCACTTTTCGCCTAAATTAACCCTTATGGACCCTCGTGGCAAAAG GTTTATCATGGGGCCCTTGACAGATGACAGAAAAACAAGTTTGCTTCCTCGGGTCCCTAGTCCCCTCCAGGGCACATTTTTGCAGAGCTCCTACCAACAACATAGGCCCACAAGCAGCAAACTGACTCCTACTCAGCATCAAGTGTCCTAA
- the agbl2 gene encoding cytosolic carboxypeptidase 2 isoform X2, translated as MCPAWRSDLPVQAPGDPYERFILQHLRHYGLFTARSASPLRTGRWAGRRDSLLTGIQSPDGNETDEEMEPERTLYTLQKEALRTRQLFIDINGSHPNPRLREPLGLFAVPSTLSSFPAVRWPIECEVIKENIRHMEWDPPEAEPFYQFTGHERTPMAVGEEKGNIVFCSDSATKTPYFTGSRVGGSRKPLKTTTFCAKGQRDSALEFESRFESGNLQKAVQVGLHEYELTLRHDLYTTKHTQWFYFRVKKVKAGVTYRFTIINLLKSNSLYNAGMRPLLYSERAAKEQGEGWKRVGANIKYYRNNGSQDGKALYSLTWTLEFPHEGDTYYLAHCYPYTYSDLQHYLQRVACQPTTAGYCKLRVLCRSLAGNAVYILTVTAPSMTREQKRAKRAVVVTARVHPGETNSSWMMQGFLDFLLGDSPDACLLRETFVFKVVPMLNPDGVVVGNYRCSLSGRDLNRNYHSLLREAFPCIWHTRNMVKRLLTERDVVLYCDFHGHSRKNNVFMYGCESKDRASVRFQDRVFALMMSKNATDKFSFRSCRFKVHKSKEGTGRVVMWRLGIKHSYTMESTFGGSTLGGRSGTHFTTRDLKSMGYYFCDTLLDYYDPDPTKISRCLSELEDLQRQEMKQKLVKDDSDGHLGDLSDAESSTSGSNSTESDGLPAHLLNISDKSHNKRKTLKSRKERNRSRQVHVEDKESKNTQIHGKFRHEPFSEETIKDKIPEKMATVKTKTKQVERIASQTVRSWIPHPTPRIGVIGHLALWEQEPKKDSYLEVMTAPDRNSASPFSRLLSASDNVARTRHHHVPVQLPVPAAKEYPLMQISPMRQFSVSFNSHTKPQLRWYSQRLRKDNENRTIKFVSRYYSPAAKSASSTGIKTFHNGLDGYTGLQTDTLLSSDSERRNTASASEPEVRQGTSHFSPKLTLMDPRGKRFSEVTKPGRDLDCFRTPGLVIYMEYIFINWNIYLKLIQRCHSLCLFLQVYHGALDR; from the exons ATGTGTCCCGCGTGGAGAAGCGACCTCCCAGTGCAG GCGCCCGGCGACCCGTACGAGCGGTTCATTTTGCAGCACCTCCGACACTATGGACTTTTTACTG CCAGGAGCGCATCGCCTCTCCGGACGGGGAGGTGGGCAGGTAGACGTGATTCCCTTCTCACAGGCATACAGTCACCGGACGGCAACGAGACGGATGAAGAGATGGAGCCTGAGAGGACGCTGT ACACTTTACAAAAAGAGGCTCTCAGAACCCGACAGCTGTTTATTGATATTAATGGGAGCCACCCAAATCCACGACTCAGGGAGCCTTTAGGTCTCTTTGCTGTTCCGTCCACCTTGAGCTCCTTCCCAGCTGTGCGGTGGCCCATTGAGTGTGAGGTCATCAAAGAAAACATTCGGCACATGG AATGGGACCCCCCTGAGGCTGAGCCCTTCTACCAATTCACAGGCCATGAAAGGACACCTATGGCAGTTGGGGAAGAAAAGGGAAATATCGTTTTTTGCTCTGATTCAG CCACAAAGACACCGTACTTCACTGGGTCACGGGTGGGTGGCAGTCGAAAGCCACTGAAAACTACCACATTTTGTGCCAAAGGTCAGAGGGATTCCGCTTTGGAATTTGAGTCTCGGTTTGAGAGTGGCAACCTTCAGAAGGCAGTGCAAGT TGGTCTGCATGAGTATGAGTTGACCCTGCGTCATGACTTGTACACTACTAAGCACACCCAGTGGTTCTACTTCAgggtaaaaaaagtgaaggcTGGTGTCACGTATCGCTTCACCATCATCAACCTTCTCAAGTCCAACAGCTTGTACAATGCCGGTATGCGGCCACTCCTATACTCTGAGCGTGCTGCTAAGGAGCAAGGTGAGGGCTGGAAACGTGTGGGTGCCAACATCAAGTACTACCGTAACAATGGCAGCCAGGATGGCAAGGCTTTGTACTCCCTCACTTGGACTCTGGAGTTCCCCCATGAGGGTGACACTTATTACCTGGCCCACTGCTACCCATACACCTACTCTGACCTGCAGCACTACCTTCAGCGTGTGGCATGTCAGCCAACCACAGCTGGCTACTGTAAGCTCCGGGTGCTCTGCCGCAGCCTGGCTGGCAACGCTGTGTACATACTGACAGTCACCGCTCCCAGCATGACCCGGGAGCAGAAGCGGGCTAAGCGGGCAGTGGTGGTGACCGCTCGGGTGCACCCCGGTGAGACCAACAGCTCCTGGATGATGCAAGGTTTCCTGGACTTCCTTTTAGGTGACTCACCAGATGCCTGCTTGCTCCGTGAGACATTTGTCTTCAAG GTAGTGCCCATGCTTAATCCTGACGGTGTGGTGGTAGGGAATTACCGCTGCTCTCTGTCTGGCCGTGACCTGAACCGCAACTACCACAGTCTCCTTCGGGAGGCCTTCCCATGTATCTGGCACACTCGGAACATGGTTAAACG GCTGTTGACGGAGAGAGATGTTGTACTGTACTGTGACTTCCATGGCCACAGCAGGAAAAATAACGTCTTTATGTATGGATGTGAGAGCAAGGACAGAGCATCGGTTCGGTTCCAGGACCGCGTCTTTGCCCTGATGATGAGCAAGAATGCGACTGACAAG TTCTCCTTCAGGAGCTGCAGATTTAAAGTTCATAAAAGCAAAGAAGGTACAGGCCGTGTAGTCATGTGGCGACTGGGAATTAAGCACAGCTATACCATGGAGAGCACGTTTGGGGGTTCCACACTGG GTGGTAGGTCAGGTACTCATTTCACTACTCGGGATCTCAAATCAATGGGCTACTACTTTTGTGACACCCTCCTGGACTACTATGACCCTGATCCCACCAAG ATTAGCCGCTGTCTGAGTGAACTGGAGGATTTACAAAGACAAGAGATGAAGCAGAAACTGGTCAAGGATGACTCGGATGGACATCTTGGAGACCTGTCTGATGCTGAGTCCAG CACAAGTGGTTCCAATAGCACTGAATCAGATGGCCTTCCAGCTCATTTACTGAATATATCAGATAAG AGCCACAACAAgagaaaaacactgaaaagcAGAAAAGAACGAAATAGATCACGCCAGGTTCATGTAGAGGACAAAGAATCTAAGAACACCCAAATACATGGAAAATTTAGACAT GAACCTTTTAGTGAAGAGACAATAAAGGACAAGATTCCAGAAAAAATGGCCACAGTTAAGACTAAGACGAAACAG GTTGAGAGGATTGCAAGTCAGACCGTAAGATCTTGGATTCCCCATCCCACCCCCCGAATTGGTGTGATTGGTCACCTCGCTTTGTGGGAGCAAGAGCCGAAGAAG GATTCTTACCTGGAGGTAATGACCGCACCAGACAGGAACTCGGCCTCACCGTTTTCCAGACTGCTCTCAGCCTCAG ATAATGTAGCGAGGACACGCCACCACCATGTGCCAGTCCAGCTCCCTGTCCCTGCTGCCAAGGAGTATCCTCTCATGCAGATATCGCCAATGAGACAGTTCTCTGTGTCATTCAACTCACACACAAAGCCACAAC TCAGGTGGTACAGCCAGAGGCTCAGGAAGGACAATGAGAACCGGACCATAAAGTTTGTCAGTAGATATTATTCACCTGCAGCCAAATCTGCAAGCAGCACtggaattaaaacatttcacaatggGCTGGATGGATATACAG GTTTACAAACAGACACTCTCTTATCCAGTGATTCGGAGAGAAGGAACACAGCCTCTGCTTCAGAACCAGAAGTGCGACAAGGCACTTCCCACTTTTCGCCTAAATTAACCCTTATGGACCCTCGTGGCAAAAGGTTCAGTGAAGTCACAAAACCAGGCAGAGATTTAGATTGTTTCAGAACTCCTGGACTTGTTATTTATatggaatatatatttattaactggaatatatatttgaaattaATCCAGCGATGTCACAGTTTATGTCTTTTTCTGCAGGTTTATCATGGGGCCCTTGACAGATGA
- the tmem17 gene encoding transmembrane protein 17B, giving the protein MELPEAVRRRLGDFSRTVFVNPSRTQPTREQHDGSLSKNSDVVSSLPLQMALFFNACFFPLWWISEVVTLHLKYGALPDYYKFILITVLVVMTLIEAIRLYLGHAGNLQEKVPELAGFWLLSLLLQFPLILFLLFNEAILIMPLERGVHIVLALFLLAEAIYGFVALREMVRHTESHFHLQQFDDLSP; this is encoded by the exons ATGGAGCTGCCGGAGGCCGTGAGGAGGCGTCTCGGCGATTTCTCCAGGACCGTGTTCGTAAACCCGAGTCGCACACAGCCGACCCGAGAACAACATGACGGTTCCCTCAGCAAGA ACAGCGACGTCGTTTCGAGTCTCCCCCTCCAAATGGCGCTGTTCTTTAACGCGTGTTTTTTCCCGCTGTGGTGGATCAGTGAAGTTGTTACGCTGCACCTGAAG TACGGGGCTCTTCCTGACTACTACAAGTTCATCCTCATCACTGTTCTAGTTGTAATGACGCTAATAGAGGCTATCAGGCTGTACCTGGGTCATGCCGGAAACTTACAAGAAAAG GTTCCTGAACTGGCTGGATTCTGGCTACTGAGTCTCTTGTTGCAGTTTCCATTAAtattatttctgctttttaacGAGGCAATTCTTATTATGCCACTGGAAAGAGGAGTTCATATAGTACTGGCCTTATTTCTACTTGCAGAG GCCATCTATGGGTTTGTGGCTCTCCGGGAGATGGTCCGTCACACTGAGAGTCATTTTCACCTTCAACAGTTCGATGATCTAAGTCCCTAG